In Candidatus Methylomirabilis sp., the following proteins share a genomic window:
- the def gene encoding peptide deformylase: protein MPGKRVRPDGVAMAILKVAHLGHPILRRRAASVPKDTLRSRDFQRFVDDLIETMREYAGVGLAAPQVHEGLQVFAVEAQKGEEGKPGVPLTVLVNPVVTPLGDAMGEDWEGCLSIPGLRGRVSRHREVRVEALDRRGERLDFTATDFFARVIQHEYDHIQGIVFLDRMKSLETLTYLEEYARYWAEQ from the coding sequence GTGCCGGGGAAGCGGGTCCGGCCGGACGGAGTGGCGATGGCGATTCTGAAGGTGGCACACCTCGGACACCCGATCCTGCGGCGGCGGGCCGCCTCCGTCCCCAAGGACACCCTTCGCTCCCGGGACTTCCAGCGGTTCGTGGATGACCTCATCGAGACCATGCGGGAGTACGCGGGGGTCGGGTTGGCCGCACCCCAGGTCCACGAGGGGCTCCAGGTCTTCGCCGTCGAAGCCCAGAAGGGCGAGGAGGGGAAGCCCGGGGTCCCCCTTACGGTGCTGGTCAACCCGGTGGTGACCCCTCTGGGGGACGCCATGGGCGAGGACTGGGAAGGGTGCCTGAGCATCCCGGGGTTGCGGGGGAGGGTCTCCCGGCACCGGGAGGTCCGGGTCGAGGCCCTCGACCGGCGGGGAGAGCGCCTGGACTTCACGGCCACCGACTTCTTCGCGCGGGTGATCCAGCACGAGTACGACCACATCCAGGGCATCGTCTTCCTGGACCGGATGAAGAGTTTGGAGACCCTCACCTACCTGGAAGAGTACGCCCGGTACTGGGCGGAGCAGTAG